In Paenibacillus sp. 1781tsa1, one DNA window encodes the following:
- a CDS encoding exodeoxyribonuclease III, translated as MKLVSWNVNGLRACVTKGFMDYYQESQADIFCLQETKLQAGQIEMDLGEDVYQYWNYAIKKGYSGTAVFSRIKPVSVRYGMEEDSEPEGRMITLEYDEFYLVNVYTPNAKRDLTRLPYRLEWEDRFRAYILQLEQTKPVIVCGDLNVAHQEIDLKNPKPNLGNSGFTLEERGKMTDLLASGYVDSFRHLYPDRTDVYSWWSYMPKVRERNVGWRIDYFLVSNQLAPRVADAHIDCHVMGSDHCPVGLTLQL; from the coding sequence ATGAAGCTGGTGTCCTGGAATGTGAATGGCTTAAGGGCATGTGTGACGAAAGGATTCATGGATTATTATCAGGAGAGTCAGGCGGATATTTTCTGCCTTCAGGAGACCAAATTACAAGCTGGACAGATTGAGATGGACCTGGGGGAAGATGTTTATCAATATTGGAATTATGCGATCAAAAAAGGATATTCCGGGACGGCTGTATTTAGCCGAATCAAGCCTGTATCCGTTCGTTACGGGATGGAGGAGGACAGCGAGCCGGAAGGGCGGATGATTACGCTGGAGTACGATGAGTTTTATCTGGTGAACGTGTATACACCAAATGCCAAGCGGGATCTCACCCGGCTGCCCTACCGTCTGGAATGGGAGGACCGATTCCGGGCTTATATTCTGCAACTGGAGCAAACCAAGCCGGTTATCGTCTGTGGTGACCTGAATGTGGCTCATCAGGAGATCGATCTGAAGAATCCGAAGCCCAATCTGGGCAATTCCGGCTTTACCCTTGAAGAGCGTGGCAAGATGACCGATTTGCTTGCTTCCGGGTATGTGGACAGCTTCCGCCATCTGTATCCGGATCGTACGGATGTGTACAGCTGGTGGTCTTATATGCCGAAAGTCAGAGAACGGAACGTGGGCTGGCGCATTGATTATTTTCTCGTATCCAATCAATTGGCACCTAGGGTGGCTGATGCACATATCGACTGCCATGTGATGGGCAGTGATCATTGCCCGGTGGGTCTTACATTGCAACTATAG
- a CDS encoding GNAT family N-acetyltransferase, with translation MSEQFTFDLFPLIHTERFILRSAETEDSHDLVALYSDEAVVQYMPFTPFESVEDAQGEMNWYTKIFKEHTGLRWMIEDRETRKVIGTCGFLNYEDVHNRAEIGYDLRSAFWGRGVMTEVAHAVLHFGFMSLQLNKIEAKVEPENKASIRLLHKLGFQKEGVLRQHEFEKGRYIDLAVFSKLRSEI, from the coding sequence CAATTTACATTTGATTTATTTCCATTAATTCATACAGAACGATTCATCCTCCGGTCGGCAGAGACTGAGGACAGCCATGATCTGGTGGCGTTATATTCCGATGAAGCTGTGGTTCAATATATGCCATTCACTCCCTTTGAATCCGTGGAGGATGCACAGGGTGAGATGAACTGGTATACGAAGATTTTCAAGGAACACACAGGTTTACGCTGGATGATTGAAGACCGTGAAACTCGTAAAGTGATCGGAACCTGTGGGTTCCTGAACTATGAAGATGTACATAACCGTGCTGAGATCGGATACGACTTGCGTTCGGCTTTCTGGGGCCGCGGTGTGATGACGGAAGTGGCCCATGCTGTGCTGCATTTTGGATTCATGAGCTTGCAGCTCAATAAGATCGAAGCGAAGGTCGAACCTGAGAACAAGGCGTCAATTCGCCTGTTACACAAGCTGGGTTTTCAGAAGGAAGGCGTACTTCGACAGCATGAGTTCGAGAAAGGCAGATATATTGACCTTGCGGTGTTCTCCAAGTTACGAAGCGAAATATAG